The following proteins are co-located in the Paenibacillus sp. JNUCC32 genome:
- a CDS encoding tyrosine-type recombinase/integrase has protein sequence MKEVMLILKALDNLKHRAILYLTYSSGLRVGEVVRLKTQDIDFERKTLRVSQGKGRKDRLTLLSDTAMDIVQPYLQQEKSEKWMFPGQHPERHITERTVQKVFEQARTASGIQKKVSIHALRHSFATHLLEGGIDIRFIQELLGHQSVRTTERYTHVSVKDIRRIKSPLDQLEVEIQGEKS, from the coding sequence ATGAAAGAAGTGATGTTGATCTTAAAAGCACTCGATAATTTAAAACATCGTGCGATCCTATACCTTACCTATTCCTCAGGATTACGGGTAGGTGAAGTGGTCCGGTTGAAAACTCAAGACATTGACTTCGAGCGAAAAACGCTTCGAGTTTCTCAAGGAAAAGGTCGAAAGGATCGTCTTACGCTATTATCCGATACAGCTATGGATATTGTTCAACCGTATTTACAACAAGAAAAGTCCGAGAAATGGATGTTCCCAGGTCAACACCCAGAGCGCCATATAACGGAACGAACGGTTCAAAAAGTGTTCGAACAAGCACGTACTGCCTCTGGAATCCAGAAAAAGGTTAGTATTCACGCCTTACGCCATTCATTCGCTACCCACCTGTTGGAAGGTGGAATTGACATTCGCTTCATTCAAGAGTTGCTCGGTCATCAAAGTGTACGCACCACCGAAAGGTACACACATGTGAGTGTGAAGGACATAAGAAGGATTAAAAGTCCGTTAGATCAATTGGAAGTGGAGATTCAGGGAGAAAAATCGTAA